AATCTTTGTCGTGTCTGTGGGGGTAGGGGGATCTCCAATGCCTAAATTGCTTAATATGCCTGTGACCACCGTGCTTTCTTTCACAACCGCCGTTTTAGCTGATTGGAATGCACTATTTCCCTCCTGGTTCAGCGCGTGTTGGCTAGCCAACTGCCTAGCCAACTGCCTAGCCAACTTCGCTGGCACAAAAAAAAGATGATTGCTCACCATGGGGGGCATGATCGGGCGTGGACGGGGTTCATTGAGCAAGCCAAGCCGCTGCGCTCCACGGTCGCTTAACTCCATTTTGGCCAAGCTTTCCTCGGTCGTCGGAACCGCCAAGGCTTCCGCGTCATAGCACAAATCAAGTTGTTCAAGGGCTGGTGTAGCACTGATCGCATGCGGCGTATGTTGCATCACCAAGTACGTCCCCACATCGGCCAAGGTCAGATGGGCACGCACGCCAAAGCGTTCAATCACCGCAGGCACCCGCTCATGGGGAATGATCCGCCCCATATAGTCGTCGAGCAGCTTGCGATCCAGCCGCACGGTGCGCACCCGCCGCCGATTGAGCTGCGTGCCCGTTTTCGACCAGGCGCGGGTATTGGTGCTTTTGCCCCATGCCGGGCAATACTGGGTTTTACGGCCACGTTGGCGCACGACCTGCACCCAGCCACCACCAACCAAGCGATCGATGGCGGCGCGAATCGAGCCACGGCAGAGAGTTGGATCGTAGCGCTGAATATCCTGATCGCTCATCGCGACCATAGCGGTCGTGCTGGCGAGCCAGCGCCGCGCAATCAGCGCAAAAAGGCCAATGGCCGTGGGCGAGTCATACAGGGTTTCGAGCAGGAAGGATGGAATCCAGAGATAGTCGGTATCGGGGGCCGCGAACCAATGCGGCGTGCGCATGGCCGTAGCCCCACCAGCAGGATGGGTCGATGGCATATGGGTATACGATCCTTTGCCACAACCGCGCTTGACACAGCATGCAAGACTGTGTATACTCGGTGGTAGCAAAATAGCTCCCAAAGCTGGGAGTACAGATACAAGAGGAACGCGAAAAGCTTGGCCGCAGATGCGCGTTCTTTCTTTTTTAGCTAGTTTTTCGTATCCCTGCTAGCATCAGAGAGACACAACGGTGTCACGGTGGTATCTTTAAGTCTGGGTCGAATGACCCTCCTTGAATAGCGATAAAACTGGTACACACTATACCACACGAGTGTACTACAGTGAACAGCGATCATGCAAGCAAAATCCCCCGTGGAATAGCCACTACCCCCTTTTACTATTCCCTATTGCTTGGTTTCCCAGATAGTGTCCCCATTTTCTGTATGGTCTACCGGGTATTAACATAGAAATCATACAGAAAAATAGGTATAGTATCTCCCAAACTTTAAACTGCACCCAACTAGAAATAATCATCATTGATTGTCCTATAAACCAAACTGACTTCATCATGACACTGCATGCTATGAGCTAGGATTGAAGAGTTTGGAGTAATCGGGTACAATTAAGGCATCAATTGTTAAGGAGCTTTCCTAGCGATTGAACTAGGGAGTCGCCAAGCGTTGACAGACGGTAGGGCGGCTCCTGATTCGTTTAAGATCAGATTCCTGACCTTAAACACGCCAATGGATTTTGCACAAAGAAACTACTTATGGGTTCCTAATCATGTAGATTGTAGTGCTGTGATAGTGCTAGAAGAACATGTTACTATGTGCTAAATCGATAAGCGTAGCACAGAGATTTGAGTGTGAAGAATGAAGAATCTCTCTATTGCTGTGCCAATTATAAGGATGAAATTGCTAATTGTCAAAATTTTATCGTGAGGCAATTTATGACGGCAACTGTTGCGGAACTCATTGATCATCTATTTAGAACTCACAAGCGCCCTGATGGCAAAGAATACTCGCTTACTGAAGTATGTGAGGCGCTTAATGGTGATGTGGCCCCTAGCCATCTTTCGCGTCTAAGAAGTGGTAAAATAACCAACCCTGGACGAGAAACTTTGCTTGGGCTATGTCGATTTTTTCGCGTTTCTCCAACGTTTTTCTTTCCAGAAATTGCGAACATGCAATTTGATAATGATACTCCCTATAAAAAGGAGGTTGTTATTGTATTCCGAGGAGACAAATTAGATGAGGCATCCCAGGCCAAGGTAGATGAGTTAGTTGAGGCATTACAGCGTTCACAGGGTGATTAGGTGAATCCAAGAGTTGAGACAACTATTGAAGTACTCAAACTAACATTCAATGACCACATAACATTCCAAAAAATATGTCAGTTTGTAGAAGTTATTCGCAATAAGCCTCTCATAATAGAGGCCGATGCGATGCCATTAGGGTTGACTGGATACTGTATACCCTTATCCGATGTTGACCTAATATGCTATCGAGAACGTTCTAGGGATATGGATCTTTTATCTCAATTACATGAAATAGGGCATATATTGTTGGGACACATAGACTCTCCATCCAATATGCCTGCTTATAACAATTTTATTAGGGAAAAAGAGAGGATTGCCCATTCGCCTAGCGTTATTAAGTATCGCGGTATGCAATTTGATGATCCTGAAGAACATGATGCAGAGGCTCTAGCAACCTTGCTGCTGGGTTTGATTCTGCATACCGAATCAGAGCTATCCCCTGTTGCCAGAGAATTGTACGGAGATTAAATTGCTAGACTATACAGCTATTCCTGGCCCATCTCCATATCCAATATTGGGCTGGCGTGGTAACAATATCCGATTCATAATGGATCGCGTTGGATATATTTCCATGCTTCACCAGCGATATGGTGTAATAACAACATTTGCAACTCAAAACCCTGAGAATTGGTTTTTTGCTTTTGGGCCAGAATACAATCAATTACTCCTTTCAAATACTGAACTTTATAATCATATCCAGCCGATCAACCTGCCAGGCAATACGGCGGCAGCTCGTCTATCTACAGGCTTGCTTTCACTCAATGGACAAGAACATGCTGCTCACCGTTCTCTATTAATGCCATTCTTTCAACGAAAGTATATTGATTCCTATATACCTGAAATTGTTGAAATCACCAACAAACACTTAGCTAGATTGGCAATTGGTAAGACGGTTGATTTGGAAAGTTTTTTTAAGCAACTCGTTTTTCATATTGCGTGTAAAACGCTTTTTGGCATAGATTTTAATGAGATTGGCGAATCGCTTAGACTATGGCTATCACGGTTGACATCTACATCTATAGCCTTGCTACCTCATATTAATTTCCCATTTAGTCCATTTAGAAGATTTGAACACTTATCGAGAGGTATAGAAAAAAGTATCTTGGATATAATTGCGGAGAAGCAGAATCTACAATCAGACTCGCCAGATATAGTCAACTTGTTGATTAAGAGTGGTCTATCGAATTATGAAATCATAGGCGAACTTATGACACTATTATTGGCCAGCCATGAAACAACCTCTGCGGCTCTCTCATGGATATTTTTTTTATTATCACAGTCGCCAGATATAACCAATAAATTAACTGATGAAATTAGTGGATCAAAATTAGAGAACTTGAATCAATTAAATCTACTAGATAATATAGTAAAAGAGTCGCTAAGGCTTTTTCCTCCAGTTCCCTATCAACATCGTCGTGCTACAGATTCGTACCAACTAGGGCCTTATATGATGCCGAAAAATTCTATAGTATCATATAGCCCATACATTACTCATCGATTGCCAAACCTCTATGAACATCCTACTCACTTCCTTCCCAGTAGATGGAATACAATCAAACCAACAACCTACGAATTTTTACCATTCGGCGCAGGGCCACGGATGTGTATTGGGGCATCGCTTGCCATCATGCAAATCAAAATCATCATCTATCTAGCCTTACAGCAATTCAGTATGGTATTACAACCCAATGTGAGAATGGATAGAAGAACGAATATTGTACTTACACAGCGTTATGGATTGCCAATGAGTATTGTGGCACCATATAAGACCGTAAAACAGTTATCACGGATAGGCAATATTTGGGATATGGTTTATTTCCCTGAGTAGGAGATTACATAATGGATTTTATGTTGTTTATTAGAATCATTACATTTCCTTTTATATTTATCTTACTATTGATTTGGACACCAAAAATTAAACAAAATAGAAATGGCATATCAGTAGTTCATAAATTATTTTTTGGCGCTGTTTGTTTCCTCATAGGGGCTATCAGTGCATTTCCTGATCCTGTTATACCCTGGCTTCATCTTATCGGGATAGCAGCAATGCACTATGCAATTCTATCTTTACATATGGCGGCTGATCATTTAATAAATAATAAAAGATATATTCCTATTCTTAAAAATAAGGTGTTTATTATTACAACAGTACTAACTATAGCAACTCTTGTAGTAGATTATATTCGACGTGATAATCTACAACCTTTCATTGATTTTGATGTAAAAAATCGAATTCCAATATATTACCTAGGAGAAATACTGCATTTTTTAACTTTATTTTATCTTGGGGTAATTACTATAAGAATGTATGTACTAAATTTCCTGAACGCAGAAGTAAAAAACTTTTCGATTCGAGTGATTGCAGGGTTTTTAACATTCCTAGTAGGTGCAGTATCATCAGGGCTGGTTATGGCAGGTTTAATTGTTTCAATTTTATATGGTGATGAGAACAGAACGTTGTTTACGACATTTTATCACTATAGCAAAATTATTATTCTTATATTAATTATTATTGGATTTGCAATGCCTCAATCGCTTGTAAGACTAATAGCTCATCCTTTGGAGCAACGGCAGGCTGAAAAAAAAAACGGGATGAACTACTAATCTCACAACTACATATAGCCATGACAACAATCGTGCCATTTGTAGTTTTGGCCACTGACAATGCTGCTTTACGTAAGTATCGAAGAGAAATTGAGATCAATGAAGCACGAGAGGTTATTTATAGTCATCATACAATAGAACCGCTCATTGATAACGAGGTAGCACTTATTAAAGAGTTGCTTGATAAGCACGTTGTTTATATGCGCTATGGAACATGGACTCCAAGTTTACCCTCAAAACAAAATCACAATATACAGATAGCAAGACGAATGTATCAGCACCAAAAAAGTGTATTGCGCCAACGTATTAGCATAGAAGGCAGAGATTGATTAGTTAGGTAATCAATTATCGCTGTTTGTTTGAGAGGAGCTTTCCCCCATGA
This genomic interval from Herpetosiphon gulosus contains the following:
- a CDS encoding cytochrome P450 produces the protein MLDYTAIPGPSPYPILGWRGNNIRFIMDRVGYISMLHQRYGVITTFATQNPENWFFAFGPEYNQLLLSNTELYNHIQPINLPGNTAAARLSTGLLSLNGQEHAAHRSLLMPFFQRKYIDSYIPEIVEITNKHLARLAIGKTVDLESFFKQLVFHIACKTLFGIDFNEIGESLRLWLSRLTSTSIALLPHINFPFSPFRRFEHLSRGIEKSILDIIAEKQNLQSDSPDIVNLLIKSGLSNYEIIGELMTLLLASHETTSAALSWIFFLLSQSPDITNKLTDEISGSKLENLNQLNLLDNIVKESLRLFPPVPYQHRRATDSYQLGPYMMPKNSIVSYSPYITHRLPNLYEHPTHFLPSRWNTIKPTTYEFLPFGAGPRMCIGASLAIMQIKIIIYLALQQFSMVLQPNVRMDRRTNIVLTQRYGLPMSIVAPYKTVKQLSRIGNIWDMVYFPE
- a CDS encoding helix-turn-helix transcriptional regulator; the protein is MKNEESLYCCANYKDEIANCQNFIVRQFMTATVAELIDHLFRTHKRPDGKEYSLTEVCEALNGDVAPSHLSRLRSGKITNPGRETLLGLCRFFRVSPTFFFPEIANMQFDNDTPYKKEVVIVFRGDKLDEASQAKVDELVEALQRSQGD